In a single window of the Phycisphaerales bacterium genome:
- a CDS encoding glycosyltransferase family 2 protein: protein MTAAELQLSIVIPVFNERENLGLLRTRLAGVLTPRAETWEIVLVDDGSSDGTADEIARWSTEDPRIKLVALSRNFGHQAALVAGLSHARGRAVVSMDGDLQHPPELLPELLERWYAGYEVVQTIRSEPADDRPLKRAGSLWFYRVLSALTQLHVTPGAADFRLLSRPALDAFLACAERRRCNRALVQWIGFRYTEVPYTAAARHAGRSKYSFRAMFRLAGDAIFSFSTWPLRAAGFAGGLVSLAAGAYLVFVLVARLFFPQHVVPGWSSILAAVLVLGGVNLLVLWILGEYVGRMYEEVKQRPLYIVRPPAAAPSVDVKQE from the coding sequence ATGACCGCTGCCGAGCTCCAGTTGTCGATCGTGATCCCGGTGTTCAACGAGCGGGAGAACCTGGGCCTGCTGCGCACACGGCTTGCAGGGGTGTTGACGCCACGTGCCGAAACGTGGGAAATCGTACTGGTAGACGATGGCAGCAGCGATGGAACTGCGGACGAAATCGCCCGCTGGTCAACGGAGGATCCCCGGATCAAACTTGTGGCGTTGTCGCGGAACTTCGGACATCAGGCGGCCCTCGTGGCCGGCTTGTCCCACGCTCGGGGGCGGGCAGTTGTCAGTATGGATGGGGACCTGCAGCATCCTCCGGAACTACTCCCGGAATTGCTGGAACGCTGGTATGCCGGCTACGAGGTTGTGCAGACCATTCGGAGCGAACCGGCCGACGATCGGCCTTTGAAACGGGCTGGTTCACTGTGGTTCTACCGGGTGCTCTCCGCACTCACGCAACTGCACGTCACGCCGGGGGCGGCTGACTTTCGCCTCTTGAGCCGTCCGGCATTGGACGCATTTCTCGCGTGTGCCGAGCGCCGCCGCTGCAACCGCGCGCTGGTGCAATGGATCGGTTTTCGCTACACCGAAGTACCTTATACGGCCGCGGCGCGGCACGCGGGGCGCTCGAAGTATTCGTTTCGAGCGATGTTCCGGCTGGCCGGTGACGCCATCTTCTCGTTCTCGACTTGGCCGTTGCGGGCGGCGGGATTCGCGGGTGGTTTGGTTTCGCTGGCAGCGGGAGCGTACCTGGTGTTTGTACTTGTGGCGCGACTGTTCTTCCCCCAGCACGTCGTGCCGGGCTGGAGTTCGATCCTGGCGGCCGTGCTTGTGCTGGGCGGGGTGAATCTGTTGGTGTTGTGGATCCTTGGGGAGTACGTCGGCCGGATGTACGAGGAGGTGAAACAGCGGCCCCTGTACATCGTACGCCCTCCGGCGGCCGCACCGTCAGTCGATGTGAAACAGGAGTAG
- the metG gene encoding methionine--tRNA ligase, with translation MPRRFLVTAALPYSNNRLHVGHIAGAYLPADTYVRYLRAVGHEVRFICGSDDNGVAIEISALQEQTTPAAIAQHYHDRQRLDFAGLGIAFDVYGGTHHPEFVTLHERLSQEFFTRIHAQGFFRKLHAKQLYDPQAGRFLPDRFVRGTCHHCGFENATGDQCDNCTKMIEPLLLKNPRSVITGQPAEVRETTHWYLRLNQFEDRLREWLNSKQGQWRSSVLNFALGQIEQGLPERSMTRDLTWGVPVPLDDPDAAGKVLYVWFDAPIGYMSFTAAWCVQHGGQVADYTQWWHDPDTAIVHFIGEDNTVFHALTWPAMLMADGRAQLPAAVVANNFMNLRAGGGVQKISKSSTEATAPVWVEEYLKQGLDPDALRYYLTSIAPESARTTFDPQEFVQHNDAELVGAFGNFVNRMLTFVAKNFDKRVPDATAAAAPERALIAAGDEALQRCGTCLAEFRFRAALEEVMAYARRCNQYVAERAPWVSRTTAPAECAATLATCIHAMHYLAVMAHPFMPGAAARLLAMLNQPAEPIRWVAPPPPQTGAPLGEPRILFAKLGSTQSSGAST, from the coding sequence ATGCCACGCCGCTTCCTAGTCACAGCCGCCCTCCCCTATTCCAACAACCGTCTGCACGTCGGACATATCGCCGGCGCCTACCTGCCGGCCGACACCTACGTTCGTTACCTACGGGCGGTCGGACACGAAGTAAGATTCATTTGCGGCAGCGATGACAACGGCGTCGCCATCGAAATTTCGGCTTTGCAAGAGCAAACCACACCGGCCGCCATCGCGCAGCACTACCACGATCGACAACGCCTTGACTTCGCCGGACTCGGCATCGCCTTTGACGTCTATGGCGGTACCCACCATCCCGAGTTCGTCACCCTCCACGAGCGCCTCAGCCAGGAGTTCTTCACCCGGATCCACGCGCAGGGCTTTTTCCGCAAACTCCATGCCAAGCAGCTCTACGATCCACAGGCCGGACGCTTTCTGCCCGACCGCTTCGTCCGCGGCACCTGCCATCACTGCGGATTTGAGAACGCCACCGGCGACCAGTGCGACAACTGCACGAAGATGATCGAACCCCTGCTGCTCAAGAACCCCCGCAGCGTGATTACCGGCCAGCCGGCCGAAGTCCGCGAGACCACCCACTGGTATCTGCGCCTGAACCAGTTCGAGGACCGGCTCAGAGAGTGGCTCAACAGCAAGCAGGGGCAGTGGCGGTCGAGCGTGTTGAACTTCGCCCTCGGCCAGATCGAGCAGGGTCTGCCGGAACGCTCCATGACACGTGATCTGACGTGGGGTGTACCCGTTCCGCTCGACGATCCCGACGCGGCCGGCAAGGTGTTGTACGTCTGGTTCGACGCCCCGATCGGGTACATGTCATTCACGGCGGCCTGGTGCGTCCAGCACGGCGGCCAAGTCGCGGACTACACGCAGTGGTGGCACGACCCGGACACGGCCATCGTCCACTTCATCGGTGAGGACAATACGGTCTTCCACGCCCTCACCTGGCCGGCCATGCTGATGGCGGACGGGCGGGCCCAGCTCCCGGCTGCCGTGGTCGCAAATAACTTCATGAACCTGCGAGCGGGAGGCGGGGTACAGAAGATCAGTAAGAGCTCCACGGAAGCTACGGCACCCGTCTGGGTCGAGGAATATCTCAAGCAGGGTCTCGATCCCGATGCCCTGCGCTACTACCTCACCTCGATCGCGCCGGAATCCGCCCGCACAACGTTCGATCCGCAGGAATTCGTCCAGCACAACGATGCGGAACTGGTCGGCGCCTTCGGGAACTTCGTGAACCGCATGCTCACCTTCGTCGCAAAGAACTTTGACAAGCGCGTGCCGGATGCCACGGCCGCCGCTGCGCCCGAGCGGGCACTCATCGCAGCCGGCGACGAAGCCCTGCAACGTTGCGGCACCTGCCTCGCGGAGTTCCGTTTCCGCGCCGCACTCGAGGAGGTCATGGCCTACGCCCGCCGCTGCAACCAGTACGTCGCCGAACGGGCTCCCTGGGTAAGCCGCACGACCGCCCCGGCCGAGTGTGCCGCCACGCTCGCCACTTGCATCCACGCCATGCATTACCTCGCGGTGATGGCGCATCCGTTCATGCCCGGCGCTGCCGCGCGTCTGCTGGCGATGCTCAATCAGCCCGCGGAGCCGATCCGCTGGGTCGCACCGCCACCACCGCAGACCGGCGCACCGCTGGGCGAACCGCGCATCCTCTTCGCCAAACTGGGCTCGACCCAATCTTCCGGAGCATCCACATGA
- a CDS encoding RNA polymerase sigma factor codes for MTSVPLDGEIFRQMVASAREGDRAAAERLVREHESCVRSAIYAVTGRSDRVDDIAQQVWTRAWERLHTLDNPSRLRPWLYAIARHAAIDDGLVQRRHMRRSVALEDGNALPARDTTPAAVLAKSELQETLLRAVQALPAHYREPFVLRHLEDWSYAEIAEALDLSVDTVETRLTRARRLLREALAGKV; via the coding sequence ATGACCAGCGTGCCGCTCGACGGCGAAATCTTCCGCCAAATGGTCGCCAGCGCACGCGAAGGCGACCGTGCGGCTGCCGAACGCCTGGTGCGGGAGCATGAGTCGTGCGTCCGCAGTGCCATCTACGCCGTTACCGGGCGCAGCGACCGCGTCGATGACATCGCGCAGCAGGTCTGGACACGCGCGTGGGAGCGACTCCACACGCTCGACAATCCAAGCCGGTTGCGTCCGTGGCTCTATGCCATCGCTCGCCACGCGGCAATTGATGACGGGCTCGTACAGCGTCGTCACATGCGGCGCAGCGTCGCACTCGAAGACGGCAACGCACTGCCCGCGCGGGATACCACCCCGGCGGCTGTCCTGGCAAAAAGCGAGTTGCAGGAAACGCTACTTCGCGCCGTACAGGCCCTGCCGGCCCACTACCGCGAACCGTTTGTCCTGCGGCACCTGGAAGATTGGAGTTATGCGGAAATCGCGGAGGCCCTCGATCTCTCCGTCGATACCGTGGAAACCCGGCTCACCCGCGCGCGGCGCTTGCTGCGCGAGGCCCTGGCCGGAAAGGTGTGA
- a CDS encoding PDZ domain-containing protein, whose translation MLLNLLWIALASTLFTSTNPPDAPPDVAGGAVLVRATGATFTVDDANPAVITWQAKVETDDEDSGNPAKRRQVLFLSTTEPGETLPAVWLGVRITPVPAPLAAHLGARGVMVGNVVVGSPADTAGLQQYDVITQVGDASVNAPGELLHTLASYAAGDTLTLRIIRQGRESTVTLPAVARPAEASQELKFDEPEDVLINRDVRLRGRVLQLGPDGKWLMQDLGQMQQLPDVLQDLDALNFDLKLDLDLPDGSAFSPKGPWIFRSLRDGLHTLALPDGTVDVRLHLFVNRDGTTTRIENDADGRIHVTRVDADGNETTALYDSPEAFKEADPGAYELYDTHLQKGLPDMRQFRPFGRDLLRLRDHFQLDVEKRLREALELESAARESALQARDQAAQLARELRQHVHTYTRNRDGGINRSRHQLTLRDDGSIEVRTERDGEAVIYQFESKAAFQAAQPELYSRLMEPLAEE comes from the coding sequence ATGTTGCTGAACCTGTTGTGGATCGCGCTGGCGAGCACCCTGTTCACTTCGACGAACCCGCCGGATGCCCCGCCGGATGTCGCCGGCGGCGCGGTCCTGGTGCGTGCAACCGGCGCAACCTTCACGGTCGACGATGCGAACCCGGCCGTCATCACCTGGCAAGCCAAAGTCGAAACCGACGACGAAGACAGCGGCAATCCCGCCAAGCGGCGCCAAGTCCTGTTCCTGTCGACCACCGAACCCGGAGAGACGCTTCCGGCCGTTTGGCTCGGCGTGCGCATCACTCCGGTTCCCGCACCGCTCGCCGCCCATCTCGGAGCGCGGGGCGTGATGGTGGGGAATGTCGTGGTCGGCAGTCCCGCGGACACCGCCGGACTCCAGCAGTACGATGTCATAACCCAGGTCGGCGACGCCTCCGTAAACGCCCCGGGGGAACTGCTGCACACCCTCGCGTCCTATGCAGCCGGCGACACCCTCACACTGCGAATCATCCGGCAGGGACGCGAGTCCACCGTGACACTCCCCGCCGTGGCCCGGCCGGCCGAGGCATCACAGGAACTCAAGTTTGACGAGCCCGAAGACGTGCTGATCAACCGCGACGTGCGCCTGCGCGGACGGGTACTGCAACTGGGGCCCGATGGCAAGTGGCTCATGCAGGACCTCGGTCAGATGCAGCAGTTGCCGGACGTACTCCAGGATCTCGATGCGTTGAATTTCGACCTGAAGCTTGACCTTGATCTACCGGACGGCTCCGCCTTCTCGCCCAAGGGCCCGTGGATTTTCCGTTCCCTGCGCGATGGCCTGCACACCCTGGCATTGCCCGATGGTACCGTCGATGTGCGCTTGCACCTGTTTGTGAATCGCGACGGCACGACGACGCGTATTGAAAATGACGCCGACGGGCGCATCCATGTTACCCGTGTGGATGCCGATGGGAATGAGACTACTGCTCTTTACGATTCACCGGAGGCGTTCAAGGAGGCCGATCCAGGGGCATACGAACTATACGACACGCACCTGCAGAAGGGACTGCCCGACATGCGTCAGTTCCGCCCGTTCGGCCGCGACCTTCTGCGGTTGCGCGACCACTTTCAACTCGACGTGGAGAAGCGGTTGCGTGAAGCGCTGGAGCTCGAATCGGCCGCGCGCGAGAGCGCCCTCCAGGCACGTGACCAGGCCGCCCAGCTAGCGCGAGAATTGCGTCAGCACGTTCACACTTACACCCGGAACCGCGACGGTGGGATCAATAGGAGTAGGCACCAGCTTACCCTGCGCGACGACGGCTCCATCGAAGTGCGCACCGAGCGCGACGGTGAGGCCGTGATCTACCAGTTTGAGAGTAAGGCCGCGTTCCAGGCGGCCCAACCCGAACTGTACTCCCGTCTGATGGAACCACTCGCGGAGGAGTAA